A single genomic interval of Armigeres subalbatus isolate Guangzhou_Male chromosome 1, GZ_Asu_2, whole genome shotgun sequence harbors:
- the LOC134207621 gene encoding zinc carboxypeptidase: MATENRARYDHYRLYRVQLETDRHVQLFQDLEAKSDSCTFYGHARQPGQQLTIMVAANKIADFDDFLDRFLVKGRVLEYNVQSRIDAEAKNVKPTTAAPSEFDWNNYFHLETIYAWMDDLAEKHSFITVISLGNSYEGRPIKGVKLSRQPDNKSIFVEGGIHAREWISPATATFILNQLITSSDPKIAELATKYDWFFFPTVNPDGYKFSFEGDRLWRKNRQPYGICRGVDLNRNFASNWGGIGSSEDPCSYDFSGANVFSEPEAKALADFILNNAQKERIRTYIALHSYSQLLMFPFGHTPEKVSNYEHLQSITDKAIAALTAVHGTQFQGGSKYETIYPSSGGSIDWAYQEAKIPISLTFELRGPPDSTDMFILPAEQITPVGEETLAAFVAIVEEADRLGYYD; the protein is encoded by the exons ATGGCGACCG AGAACCGTGCCCGCTACGACCACTACCGGTTGTATCGCGTCCAACTGGAAACTGACCGGCACGTGCAACTATTCCAAGACCTGGAAGCCAAAAGCGATAGTTGCACATTCTACGGCCATGCTCGACAGCCGGGGCAACAGCTGACCATCATGGTCGCTGCCAACAAGATTGCCGACTTTGACGATTTCCTGGATCGGTTTCTGGTTAAGGGGCGAGTGTTG GAATACAACGTTCAAAGCAGAATCGATGCCGAAGCGAAAAATGTCAAACCCACTACAGCAGCACCCTCTGAGTTCGACTGGAATAACTATTTCCACCTGGAAACAATTTATGCGTGGATGGATGACCTCGCTGAGAAGCACTCCTTCATAACCGTCATCTCTTTAGGAAATAGCTACGAGGGACGTCCAATTAAAGGAGTGAAACTTTCCCGGCAACCGGATAACAAATCCATCTTTGTTGAAGGTGGAATCCACGCCCGCGAATGGATATCTCCAGCAACTGCCACCTTCATCCTCAACCAGCTCATCACCTCAAGTGATCCTAAAATTGCCGAACTCGCCACTAAATACGATTGGTTCTTCTTCCCAACTGTCAACCCGGATGGCTACAAATTCTCCTTCGAGGGTGATCGCCTTTGGCGCAAGAATCGCCAACCGTACGGCATTTGCCGCGGCGTAGATTTGAATCGGAACTTTGCCAGCAACTGGGGTGGGATCGGTTCCAGTGAGGACCCGTGCAGCTACGACTTCTCCGGAGCGAATGTCTTCTCCGAACCGGAAGCTAAGGCGCTGGCTGATTTCATTCTGAACAACGCACAGAAGGAACGCATCCGGACCTACATCGCACTGCACTCGTACTCGCAGCTACTGATGTTCCCGTTCGGGCATACGCCCGAGAAGGTTAGCAACTATGAGCACCTGCAGTCTATTACGGATAAAGCAATTGCCGCGCTAACAGCCGTTCATGGGACCCAGTTCCAGGGTGGGAGCAAGTACGAGACGATATATCCTTCGAGCGGAGGAAGCATTGACTGGGCATATCAGGAGGCAAAGATTCCGATTTCTCTGACGTTCGAGTTGCGAGGGCCTCCGGACTCGACGGACATGTTCATACTGCCGGCGGAGCAGATAACGCCGGTGGGCGAGGAAACCTTGGCTGCATTCGTCGCCATTGTGGAGGAAGCCGATCGATTGGGATATTATGATTGA